One stretch of Arachis duranensis cultivar V14167 chromosome 1, aradu.V14167.gnm2.J7QH, whole genome shotgun sequence DNA includes these proteins:
- the LOC107492711 gene encoding LOW QUALITY PROTEIN: nucleobase-ascorbate transporter 6 (The sequence of the model RefSeq protein was modified relative to this genomic sequence to represent the inferred CDS: substituted 2 bases at 2 genomic stop codons) yields MAGGGGGGGAPAPKADEPQPHPPKDQLPNISYCITSPPPWPEAILLGFQHYLVMLGTTVLIPTALVPQMGGGNDEKARVIQTLLFVAGINTLLQTLFGTRLPAVIGGSYTYVPTTISIILSGRFSDEPDPIEKFKRIMRATQGALIVASTLQIVLGFSGLWRNVARFLSPLSAAPLVALVGFGLYELGFPGVAKCIEIGLPQLILLVFVSQFVPHVLKGGKHVFDRFAVIITVAIVWLYAFLLTVGGAYNHAAPKTQSTCRTDRSGLIEAAPWIRVPYPFQWGAPSFDAGEAFAMMMASFVALVESSGAFIAVYRYASATPMPPSILSRGIGWQGVGILLSGLWGTGNGSSVSVXRLKPFQFVFSTSVXAKSTSLLXXXESNMQSSILHPVQCSPAFPCGVGKFGAVFASIPPPIVAALYCLFFAYVGAGGLSFLQFCNLNSFRTKFVLGFSIFLGLSIPQYFNEYTAIYGYGPVHTGARWFNDIINVPFQSKAFVAGVVAYFLDNTLHKDPTIRKDRGKHWWDKYRSFKGDTRSEEFYSLPFNLNKYFPSV; encoded by the exons aTGGCAGGAGGTGGAGGAGGGGGAGGAGCACCTGCACCAAAGGCAGATGAGCCACAGCCACATCCACCCAAGGATCAGCTTCCTAACATCTCTTACTGCATTACCAGTCCTCCTCCATGGC CTGAGGCTATACTTCTGGGTTTTCAGCATTATCTTGTGATGCTTGGTACAACTGTGCTAATCCCCACTGCTCTTGTTCCCCAGATGGGAGGTGGCAAT GATGAGAAGGCAAGAGTTATTCAAACACTGCTCTTTGTAGCTGGAATCAACACATTGCTGCAAACATTGTTTGGAACTCGATTGCCTGCAGTAATTGGTGGCTCTTATACCTATGTTCCAACAACAATCTCAATTATTCTCTCTGGTCGATTCAGTGATGAACCAGATCCTATAGAG AAATTCAAGAGGATAATGCGGGCTACTCAGGGTGCTCTTATTGTTGCTTCAACTCTTCAAATAGTACTAGGCTTTAGTGGCCTCTGGCGTAATGTTGCAAG GTTCTTAAGCCCTCTTTCAGCAGCTCCTTTGGTCGCACTTGTTGGTTTCGGGCTATACGAGCTAGGCTTTCCTGGG GTTGCTAAATGTATAGAAATTGGATTGCCGCAGCTTATATTGCTAGTTTTTGTGTCGCAG TTTGTACCCCATGTGCTCAAAGGTGGAAAGCATGTCTTTGACCGTTTTGCTGTGATAATTACGGTTGCAATTGTATGGTTATATGCATTTCTGCTCACTGTCGGAGGGGCCTATAACCACGCCGCACCCAAAACACAATCAACCTGTCGTACTGATCGTTCTGGCCTAATAGAAGCTGCTCCATG GATACGGGTCCCTTACCCTTTTCAATGGGGAGCACCTTCATTTGATGCAGGTGAAGCCTTTGCCATGATGATGGCATCCTTTGTTGCTCTTGTAGAG TCCAGTGGAGCTTTCATTGCTGTTTACCGGTATGCAAGTGCAACACCAATGCCACCATCTATTCTCAGCCGGGGTATTGGTTGGCAG GGAGTTGGCATTCTGTTATCAGGATTGTGGGGAACTGGCAACGGATCATCCGTATCTGTGTAAAGATTGAAACCTTTTCAATTTGTGTTTTCTACTTCCGTTTAAGCAAAATCAACTTCTTTGTTGNNNNNNNNNGAATCGAATATgcaatcttcaattcttcatcCGGTTCAATGCTCACCAGCATTTCCTTGTGGTGTAGGTAAATTTGGAGCAGTTTTCGCTTCCATCCCACCTCCAATTGTTGCTGCCTTGTATTGCTTGTTCTTCGCTTATGTTG GTGCTGGAGGCCTTAGTTTTCTTCAATTTTGCAACCTCAACAGTTTCAGGACTAAGTTTGTATTAGGTTTCTCCATCTTCCTTGGCTTGTCCATTCCGCAGTACTTCAACGAGTACACGGCAATCTACGGTTACGGTCCAGTCCACACCGGCGCAAGATGG TTCAATGACATAATCAATGTCCCATTCCAGTCAAAAGCATTTGTTGCCGGTGTTGTCGCGTATTTCTTGGACAACACACTACATAAGGACCCAACCATTAGGAAGGACAGAGGAAAACATTGGTGGGACAAGTACAGGTCCTTCAAGGGTGATACAAGAAGTGAAGAGTTCTATTCACTGCCTTTCAATCTCAACAAGTACTTCCCTTCTGTGTAA